Proteins encoded by one window of Vampirovibrionales bacterium:
- a CDS encoding molybdopterin-dependent oxidoreductase, which translates to MFHSLYARYQQELSSREQSTSAGGAQRLFWPASYAGDIVPASAEGWTLTVNGLVARPQAFTLESLKTSFAVVRQSRRLVSAQGWTVRANWRGIPLRDVVASVAPDPQVTAIRQTDAQGRRESLPLRDALTANALLCIGVDDQDLPPLHGGPLWLAVFDRFHYKGLGQLTQLEFLGPVSEESPEEGPAPYEGFWQQRGYSLSGDITPGEYYAFDLGETRTIRQVGEITSY; encoded by the coding sequence ATGTTTCACAGTTTGTACGCCCGATATCAGCAAGAGCTGAGCTCCCGCGAGCAGTCAACGAGCGCAGGGGGCGCTCAGCGGCTCTTCTGGCCCGCTTCGTACGCAGGCGACATTGTTCCTGCGTCTGCCGAGGGCTGGACGCTCACCGTGAACGGCCTTGTGGCGCGGCCGCAAGCCTTCACGCTGGAATCGCTCAAGACCTCGTTTGCGGTGGTACGACAATCGCGCCGTCTGGTCTCGGCTCAGGGCTGGACCGTTCGAGCCAACTGGCGTGGAATCCCGCTGCGAGACGTGGTTGCCAGCGTCGCTCCCGATCCGCAAGTCACCGCTATCCGCCAGACCGATGCCCAGGGACGGCGCGAATCGCTGCCTTTACGCGATGCGCTGACGGCCAACGCCTTGTTATGCATTGGCGTGGACGATCAGGATCTGCCGCCGCTGCATGGCGGGCCGTTATGGCTGGCGGTGTTTGATCGTTTTCATTACAAGGGGCTGGGCCAGCTCACGCAACTGGAGTTTCTGGGGCCCGTGTCAGAAGAGTCGCCCGAGGAAGGCCCGGCGCCCTATGAAGGATTCTGGCAGCAGCGCGGCTATTCGCTCAGCGGTGATATTACGCCGGGCGAGTATTATGCCTTCGATTTGGGCGAAACGCGCACGATTCGCCAGGTAGGCGAAATCACCTCGTACTGA